The following are encoded together in the Pseudodesulfovibrio indicus genome:
- the larB gene encoding nickel pincer cofactor biosynthesis protein LarB produces MSLDRLLDDFEAGRITREQLKREMSGSAFIDVGCAKLDHHRAERTGGPEVVYCEGKSPDQVAVIFDRLLRANGRVLGTRAGREHFEAVSGLDNARFDPVSRLITAGSSAVDLEGKVVVVSAGTSDTPVAEEAAGTAEFLGSFVVRHFDCGVAGIHRLFSVMGEINDASVIIAVAGMEGALPSVIGGLALPPIVAVPTSVGYGANFQGLAPLLTMMNSCAPGVGVVNIDNGFGAGYLAHKINMLALGGGQRTERA; encoded by the coding sequence ATGAGTCTTGACCGTTTGCTCGACGATTTCGAGGCGGGCCGCATCACCAGGGAACAGCTCAAGCGGGAGATGTCGGGCAGCGCCTTCATCGACGTTGGTTGCGCCAAACTCGATCATCACCGGGCCGAACGTACGGGCGGTCCAGAGGTGGTCTATTGCGAAGGCAAGAGCCCCGATCAGGTGGCCGTGATCTTTGATCGGTTGCTGCGCGCCAACGGCCGGGTGCTGGGAACCCGCGCCGGTCGCGAACATTTCGAGGCCGTGAGCGGCCTGGATAACGCGCGTTTCGATCCGGTTTCGCGGTTGATCACGGCCGGATCATCGGCGGTCGACCTGGAAGGCAAGGTAGTGGTCGTGTCGGCCGGGACTTCGGACACGCCCGTGGCCGAGGAGGCCGCCGGTACCGCCGAATTCCTGGGGAGTTTTGTCGTCCGGCACTTCGACTGCGGCGTGGCGGGCATCCACCGGCTGTTCTCGGTCATGGGCGAAATCAACGACGCCTCCGTGATCATCGCCGTGGCGGGCATGGAAGGGGCGCTTCCCTCGGTCATCGGCGGGCTGGCCCTGCCGCCCATCGTGGCCGTGCCGACCAGCGTGGGCTACGGGGCGAATTTCCAGGGGCTGGCTCCCCTGCTGACCATGATGAACTCGTGCGCGCCCGGCGTGGGCGTGGTGAACATCGACAACGGATTCGGCGCCGGCTACCTGGCGCACAAGATAAACATGCTCGCCCTTGGGGGCGGACAACGGACGGAGCGCGCGTGA
- a CDS encoding LarC family nickel insertion protein, with amino-acid sequence MSTVFLDCSTGVSGDMLLAALSHALEEWRGPGAGFAFLDKALASLKLEGFRLAWSEKRIAGIRTQHVDVISTLDQPLRHYTDLRAIIENSGMPARAGERSVRALRLLGEAEAKVHGVELEAVHFHEIGAVDTLADICGAMLLLDALEAGDVVVGPVDLGSGFVHCAHGVLPVPAPACAELAKGLITFGSDCAMERATPTGLAILRTVADEFGPLPMGTLLGVGYGSGGRSSDEQPTYVRAMVLERVAETGR; translated from the coding sequence GTGAGCACGGTATTTCTGGATTGTTCCACCGGCGTGAGCGGCGACATGCTGCTGGCGGCCCTGAGCCACGCCCTGGAGGAATGGCGCGGGCCGGGAGCCGGTTTCGCCTTTCTCGACAAGGCATTGGCATCCCTGAAGCTGGAAGGGTTTCGGCTCGCATGGTCGGAAAAGCGGATTGCGGGCATCCGCACCCAGCACGTGGACGTGATTTCGACCCTGGACCAGCCCCTTCGCCACTACACGGACCTGCGCGCGATCATCGAGAACAGCGGCATGCCCGCCCGGGCCGGGGAGAGATCCGTGCGCGCCCTGCGCCTTCTGGGCGAGGCCGAGGCCAAGGTCCACGGCGTGGAACTGGAAGCGGTTCATTTCCACGAAATCGGCGCTGTGGATACCCTTGCGGATATTTGTGGAGCAATGCTCCTTCTGGACGCGCTGGAGGCCGGGGACGTGGTCGTCGGGCCGGTCGATCTTGGGTCCGGTTTCGTGCACTGCGCGCACGGCGTTTTGCCAGTTCCGGCACCTGCTTGCGCAGAGCTGGCCAAGGGGCTGATCACCTTCGGCTCGGACTGCGCCATGGAGCGCGCCACCCCCACCGGCCTGGCCATCTTGCGGACTGTTGCGGATGAGTTCGGTCCCCTGCCCATGGGAACCCTTCTCGGGGTGGGATACGGGTCCGGCGGGCGGTCCTCTGACGAGCAACCCACCTATGTCCGGGCCATGGTCTTGGAGCGGGTTGCGGAAACCGGTCGGTGA
- a CDS encoding asparagine synthase-related protein produces MERQGAVAFSGGVDSALVAAATQRALGHRAVACTVVSELTTGRDLLRASEAAAAIGIRHIELPVSALAVAGVRRNQSDRCYHCKQLVFRTIQEAVGDSALLLDGTNDEDDPARPGMKAALEFGVFSGLKKSGLRKADVRRLAREIGLPNWDAHSESCLATRVREGQELSVEILTGIEAMESRLDEFGVHTARVRIDNLVATVEFEPQYSEIMETNRDNIVAQARRLGLRSCLFKEWRG; encoded by the coding sequence ATGGAGCGGCAGGGGGCGGTGGCATTTTCCGGGGGCGTGGACAGCGCCCTCGTTGCTGCCGCAACGCAGAGAGCTCTGGGCCATCGGGCAGTTGCCTGCACCGTGGTCAGCGAGTTGACCACGGGGCGCGATCTGTTGCGGGCTTCCGAGGCCGCCGCGGCCATCGGCATACGGCACATCGAGCTGCCGGTCTCCGCCCTGGCCGTGGCCGGTGTGCGGCGAAACCAGTCCGATCGCTGCTACCACTGCAAACAGCTGGTCTTTCGTACCATTCAGGAGGCGGTGGGCGATTCGGCGCTGCTCTTGGACGGGACCAATGACGAGGACGATCCGGCCCGGCCGGGCATGAAGGCCGCCCTCGAATTCGGGGTTTTTTCCGGGCTCAAGAAGAGCGGGCTGCGCAAGGCCGACGTTCGCAGGCTGGCGCGGGAAATCGGGTTGCCCAACTGGGACGCCCACTCCGAGAGCTGCCTGGCCACCCGCGTCAGGGAGGGGCAGGAGCTCTCGGTGGAGATCCTGACCGGCATCGAGGCCATGGAGAGCCGGCTCGACGAGTTCGGTGTCCACACGGCCAGGGTGCGCATTGATAATCTGGTGGCAACCGTGGAGTTTGAACCACAATACTCTGAAATTATGGAAACAAATCGTGATAATATCGTGGCGCAGGCGCGCCGCTTAGGGTTGAGATCATGCCTCTTCAAGGAGTGGCGGGGATGA
- a CDS encoding DUF3431 domain-containing protein — protein sequence MRDDLMVIIARYREDVSWADELGFDHVVYDKSGDPVQNARPLPNIGREAHTYFSHIVAEYDRLAPMNVFLQGDPFDHLDDHGRAIVETLRNRLADIADHRVPFKGLAWFKLKSDALGRPHDLDKPENKGRWAGWGRDIPVGELFERLFGVPMPTQIICRAPTGNFCVTAERIRTRPAHSTNTASAWWRPIPKTSATPGTPSNGSGNTSSTAIPAGTANGTNSSGRTSCCP from the coding sequence GTGCGTGACGACCTCATGGTGATCATCGCCCGCTACCGCGAGGACGTGTCCTGGGCGGACGAGCTGGGCTTTGATCACGTGGTCTACGACAAGAGCGGCGATCCGGTACAAAACGCCCGGCCACTGCCGAACATCGGGCGGGAAGCCCACACCTATTTCTCCCACATCGTGGCCGAGTACGACCGGCTGGCACCCATGAACGTCTTCCTCCAGGGCGACCCCTTTGATCATTTGGATGATCATGGCCGGGCCATTGTGGAGACCTTGCGGAACCGTCTTGCGGATATTGCGGATCACCGCGTTCCGTTCAAGGGGCTGGCGTGGTTCAAACTGAAGAGCGACGCGCTGGGGCGTCCCCACGATCTGGACAAGCCCGAGAACAAGGGCCGCTGGGCGGGTTGGGGTCGGGACATCCCGGTGGGCGAGCTCTTCGAGCGGCTGTTCGGGGTGCCCATGCCGACCCAGATTATCTGCCGCGCACCCACGGGCAATTTCTGCGTCACGGCGGAGCGCATCCGCACCCGCCCCGCGCATTCTACCAATACTGCCTCCGCCTGGTGGAGGCCGATCCCCAAGACGAGCGCAACACCGGGCACGCCTTCGAACGGCTCTGGCAACACATCTTCAACGGCAATACCGGCTGGAACCGCGAACGGTACGAATAGCTCCGGGAGGACGTCATGCTGCCCCTGA
- a CDS encoding ABC transporter permease, protein MLPLNLNIALSSLSAHKLRAVLAMLGVFLGALAFTGVQHVSKIMVRQSEIETEKLGPNLFSVMAGSVRFTRGGGMRQSGGSRNFLLSDAQAIIDTVPGVLAGTPFITATMPVRGDAAAVNTQVMACWPNYQQIRSFRADIGRFFDWREVEARAKVCVLGRKTAERLFGKPELAVGKDVYMFRAGFRVLGVMETKGRDVSGQDQDEVMLLPITTYMRRASNQQWISGVFLQLDKDAGVEAVTAAVNAVMRERHGIGPGEDDDFTALSAADAIELQRQALDLMTTLGGISSTISFAVGGMGILSIMILVVRSRRVEIGVRRAVGGRRRDIVRQFLFESGLMAGLGGGLGVVVTVILVVVGCSLAKLPLIIDPVSLAVTLFGSCLLGVAAGAYPAWQAANIEILDVLKS, encoded by the coding sequence ATGCTGCCCCTGAACTTGAACATCGCCCTGTCGTCGCTCTCCGCGCACAAGCTGCGGGCCGTGCTGGCCATGCTCGGGGTCTTCCTGGGGGCGCTGGCCTTCACCGGGGTGCAGCACGTCTCCAAGATCATGGTCCGGCAGTCCGAGATCGAGACCGAGAAACTCGGCCCGAATCTGTTCTCGGTTATGGCCGGGTCCGTACGCTTCACCCGTGGCGGCGGCATGCGCCAGTCGGGCGGCTCCCGCAACTTTTTACTCTCCGACGCCCAGGCGATCATCGATACCGTGCCCGGCGTGCTGGCCGGGACGCCGTTCATCACCGCGACCATGCCCGTGCGCGGCGACGCTGCGGCCGTGAACACCCAGGTCATGGCCTGCTGGCCCAATTACCAGCAGATCCGCAGCTTCCGGGCCGACATCGGGCGGTTCTTCGACTGGCGCGAGGTCGAGGCCCGGGCCAAGGTCTGTGTCCTGGGCCGAAAGACCGCCGAGCGGCTGTTCGGCAAGCCGGAGCTGGCCGTGGGCAAGGACGTCTACATGTTCCGGGCGGGCTTCCGCGTGCTCGGGGTCATGGAGACCAAGGGCCGCGACGTTTCCGGGCAGGACCAGGACGAGGTCATGCTCCTGCCCATCACCACCTACATGCGGCGGGCCAGCAACCAGCAATGGATTTCCGGGGTGTTCCTCCAGTTGGACAAGGACGCCGGGGTGGAAGCGGTCACGGCGGCGGTCAACGCGGTCATGCGCGAGCGCCACGGCATCGGCCCGGGCGAGGACGACGACTTCACGGCCCTGTCCGCGGCCGACGCCATCGAATTGCAGCGCCAGGCCCTGGACCTGATGACCACCTTGGGCGGGATCTCCTCGACCATCTCCTTTGCCGTGGGCGGCATGGGCATCCTGTCCATCATGATCCTGGTGGTCCGCTCCCGCCGCGTGGAGATCGGGGTGCGCCGCGCCGTGGGCGGGCGGCGCAGGGACATCGTCCGCCAGTTCCTGTTCGAGTCCGGGCTGATGGCCGGTCTGGGCGGCGGGCTGGGCGTGGTCGTGACCGTGATCCTGGTGGTGGTCGGGTGCTCTCTCGCCAAGCTGCCGCTGATCATCGACCCGGTCAGCCTGGCCGTGACCCTGTTCGGCTCCTGCCTCCTGGGGGTCGCCGCCGGGGCCTACCCGGCCTGGCAGGCCGCCAATATCGAGATCCTCGACGTTCTCAAGTCCTGA